The following DNA comes from Clostridia bacterium.
CTGTCGTTTTCACCTGTTGCCAGACCAAGCAGCATACATGGAGAATGAGTCGGCTCCACAAAGAATACATGCACAGAGTCCCCAAATATCTGCTTCAAGCCAAAGCATATGCCACCCGGTGCCCCGCCCACGCCGCAAGGTAAATATACAAACAATGGGTGGTCTTTATCAACTGCTATTCCAAGACTATCCAGCTGACTCTTCAGACGAAATGCCGCAACGCTGTATCCAAGGAAAAGGTTCTTAGAATGCTCGTCGTCCACAAAGTAGCTGTTTGGATCCTGCTGCGACTGTTTTCTTCCCTCCTCCACAGCTTTGCTGTAGTCTGAGGAATACTCTATGACATTGACTCCCCTGCTTCTCAAAAGCTTCTTCTTCCATTCCTTTGCATCTGCTGACATATGTACGGTAACCTTGAAACCTAAAGCAGAACCCATTATGCCTATGCTGAGTCCCAAATTGCCGGTAGAGCCCACAGCCAGCGAGTATCTTCCAAAGAAATCTTTAAATTCCGGTTCTGCCATCCTTGAATAATCGCCATCAATACCTATCATCCCATTATTAATTGCCAGGTCCTCTGCGTGCTTCAGCACCTCGTAGATGCCTCCCCTTGCCTTAATAGACCCCGCTACTGTAAGGTAATTGTCGCACTTCAGCAGCAGTCCGCCCTCGAAGGCTTGGTTATATACGACCTGCAAGCTTCTTTTCATCTCATCGATATGTACTAATTCAGATTCAATCAAGCCTTCTCTGTCCATTGTCTCAGGGAAAAGTCTTGATATGAGCGGAGCAAATCTTTGGAGCCTTTTTTCTGCATCGATCATATCCTCGTAGTTTACAGGAAGTCCATGCAGTACATTTTCTGCCTTATCCAGCATTTCATTTATCCAAAAGGTTGGGTTATAATCAATAAGCTCTTTGATAATGGGGTATTCCATCACCCACTGTTCTATGCTTTTACCTAATATTTTATCAACCATAAAACATCCTCCTCCCTATATACTAAATATAACAAAAATAAAATAGGCTGCCTACTACATGTTTTGCAATAAACATTTTATATTACAATTCAAATATTGCAAAAGCATATTCCTTGAACCAGCTTTAATGCAAACTATATAATAAATAAATTATACCCAGAACAGTGTCAAATATGATTCCGTTACATAAAATGGTAATATCACTGCATGTGAGGTGAATTATTATGCCACTTTCTACAAGAGAATTGTTTGCTCGAATGATAAAATGCGAGGCCGGTGGCGAAGGTGAAAATGGGATGAAGGCCGTGGCTACTGTAATAATGAATAGAGTTCATGTACCCAACGGAGAGTATCAAAGAATAGGTCAGGGAGATTTGCGCAGGGTACTCTTTCAGAGGGGGCAGTTTGATTGTGCATCAGAAACCCTTGGTGGAGCTTATAACGCACAGAATATTTATAACATTCCTGCCGAGCAAGAGCATTATGCAATAGCTGACTGGGCGTTGTCAGGCAATAAGCTGCTGACAGTGGCCTATAGTCTGTGGTACTTCAACCCCTTCGTGCCTACATGCCCTCCGATTTTCCCGAGGAATGGATCCGGCAGGTTTACAAATAGGATCCCAGAACACTGTTTCTATAACCCCACAAGGCTTTATTATTCTACATAGGAAAAGAACGAAGAATTATACCAATTAGAATATATATGAAAGGAGATCTTTATGTACAGCAATAGTCCATACAATTATAATCAAATGCCTGCTACTGGCACTCCCCTATCCCAGCTTAATCAGGCTGCCGAAATGGGTACCTCCTTTGGTTATCCTATGGCCCCCACTCCTTATGGAACTCAGCAGTTCGGGGCACAGCCCATGATGGGAGGGCAAGCAGGAATGGGACAGCAGATACCAACAATGCCA
Coding sequences within:
- a CDS encoding D-serine ammonia-lyase; protein product: MVDKILGKSIEQWVMEYPIIKELIDYNPTFWINEMLDKAENVLHGLPVNYEDMIDAEKRLQRFAPLISRLFPETMDREGLIESELVHIDEMKRSLQVVYNQAFEGGLLLKCDNYLTVAGSIKARGGIYEVLKHAEDLAINNGMIGIDGDYSRMAEPEFKDFFGRYSLAVGSTGNLGLSIGIMGSALGFKVTVHMSADAKEWKKKLLRSRGVNVIEYSSDYSKAVEEGRKQSQQDPNSYFVDDEHSKNLFLGYSVAAFRLKSQLDSLGIAVDKDHPLFVYLPCGVGGAPGGICFGLKQIFGDSVHVFFVEPTHSPCMLLGLATGENDRVSVQDFGLDNITDADGLAVGRPSGFVGKMVERLLSGVFTVDDKELYKLLAMMKDEEGIKMEPSATPGLLGPLWLDGSNKGRDYVKTNGLGDSMKNANHIAWATGGLFVPEDMMQEFYDRGKKLLSLL
- a CDS encoding cell wall hydrolase is translated as MPLSTRELFARMIKCEAGGEGENGMKAVATVIMNRVHVPNGEYQRIGQGDLRRVLFQRGQFDCASETLGGAYNAQNIYNIPAEQEHYAIADWALSGNKLLTVAYSLWYFNPFVPTCPPIFPRNGSGRFTNRIPEHCFYNPTRLYYST